A stretch of Prunus dulcis chromosome 6, ALMONDv2, whole genome shotgun sequence DNA encodes these proteins:
- the LOC117629677 gene encoding uncharacterized protein LOC117629677 yields MKDISKCFLMGRTLREMHIYRRLPPRSEIHNTAKQKFTHQSYSYKDRILRRRTSIPCAANLFQHHPICASTMSDSVNHNSIRTLTGSNYKKWREDVEIALGLLDYEMVLTDEALSVPANDASAETKAKYAKWIKANKMAILIMRRSISEEVRGSIIETESAKLFMEAIAENFQGSKKAEIGTLMSQLTDMKYNGEGCIRTHILNMVEIGNKLKALKVNVDETMMEEQSIRKDKGKDQVCFVQDTKFKQKEWTKNKNTDKQQKKDESVKGTGPVGLKCFFCKKFGHLNRDCRRYKRWLDKQKGKGKHQISKTKEA; encoded by the exons ATGAAGGATATCTCTAAGTGTTTCCTGATGGGCAGGACACTTAGAgagatgcatatatatagaagGCTCCCTCCTAGATCCGAAATACACAACACAGCTAAACAGAAATTCACCCATCAGAGTTATAGCTATAAGGATCGGATTCTCAGGAGAAGAACTTCTATACCTTGCGCTGCAAATCTGTTCCAGCATCATCCAATCTGCGCCAGCACCATGTCAGACTCAG TCAATCATAACTCCATTCGAACTCTCACTGGCTCAAATTATAAGAAATGGAGAGAAGATGTGGAAATTGCTCTTGGACTTCTGGATTATGAGATGGTTCTTACTGATGAAGCTCTATCAGTACCTGCGAATGATGCATCTGCTGAGACTAAGGCTAAATATGCAAAGTGGATTAAGGCCAACAAAATGGCAATTCTGATCATGAGGAGGTCTATTTCAGAAGAGGTCAGAGGCAGTATTATTGAAACTGAGAGTGCTAAGCTATTCATGGAAGCTATTGCAGAAAACTTCCAAGGCTCCAAGAAAGCTGAAATTGGCACACTCATGAGCCAGCTGACAGATATGAAATACAATGGAGAAGGCTGCATAAGAACTCATATTCTGAACATGGTTGAGATAGGAAACAAGTTGAAGGCTCTAAAAGTCAATGTGGATGAAACCATGATG GAAGAACAAAGTATAAGAAAGGACAAAGGCAAAGATCAAGTGTGTTTTGTGCAGGATACTAAGTTTAAACAAAAGGAATGgaccaaaaacaagaacacaGATAAGCagcaaaagaaagatgagTCTGTAAAGGGCACGGGTCCAGTAGGTTTGAAGTGTTTCTTCTGCAAGAAATTTGGACATTTAAATAGAGATTGCAGAAGATACAAGCGCTGGTTGGACaaacaaaagggaaaaggTAAGCATCAAATTTCCAAAACTAAAGAGGCTTAA
- the LOC117630906 gene encoding probable LRR receptor-like serine/threonine-protein kinase At1g06840 isoform X1, with amino-acid sequence MYQSRVWTYAAVFATCLCWFSLRALAQNPNITHPAEVTALKAIKGSLVDPNKNLSNWNRGDPCTANWTGVFCYNTSLSDGYLHVQELQLLNMNLSGSLSPELGRLSFMKILDFMWNKITGSIPKEIGNITSLELLLLNGNQLSGPLPDELGYLPNLDRIQIDQNNISGSLPKSFANLNKTKHFHMNNNSISGQIPHELSRLPSLVHFLLDNNNLYGYLPQEFSELPNLLILQLDNNNFDGTTIPDSYSKMSKLLKLSLRGCNLQGPIPDLSGIPNLGYIDLSSNQLNGSLPSGKLSDEITTINLSNNNLTGRIPANFSGLPHLQKLSIANNSLDGSVPATLWQNRTLNATERLILELQNNNLANISGSTEVPQNVTVWLRGNPLCSNANLNKFCGSESDDKNSSQGSTNSTASCMSQACPPPYEYLPVVCFCAVPLPVEYRLKSPGFSDFRPYKSTFEEYITSGLDLSLDQLDLTSFVWEKGPRLRMYLKLFPVYVNDSSSHTFNKSEVQRIMGMFTSWTIPDSDVFGPYELINFILLDPYKNEVATSPKSGLSKGALAGIILGTIAGAVTLSAFVSLLILRKHLRDRHTISRRRHTSKSSVKIDGVKSFSYGEMATATNNFNSSAQVGQGGYGKVYKGILADGTVVAIKRAQEGSLQGEKEFLTEIELLSPLHHRNLVSLVGYCDEEGEQMLVYEFMSNGTLRDHLSVRSKEPLGFEMRLRIALGSAKGILYLHTEANPPIFHRDIKASNILLDSKFMAKVADFGLSRLAPVPDLEGAVPAHISTVVKGTPGYLDPEYFLTHKLTDKSDVYSLGVVFLELLTGMQPISHGKNIVREVNIAFQSGMIFSVIDGRMGSYPSECVEKFLSLALKCCQDETDARPSMAEVVRELENIWFMMPESDSRTTESVMSNSGGKVMTPPSSSNAVKHPYVSSDVSGSDLVSGVVPTITPR; translated from the exons ATGTATCAGTCAAGAGTTTGGACATATGCAGCTGTTTTCGCCACGTGCTTGTGCTGGTTTTCGCTACGAGCCTTAGCACAAAACCCTAATATTACTCACCCTGCAGAAG TGACGGCGTTGAAGGCCATCAAGGGAAGTTTGGTTGATCCCAACAAGAATCTGAGCAATTGGAATCGAGGAGACCCATGTACTGCCAACTGGACAGGAGTTTTTTGCTACAACACATCATTATCTGATGGCTATCTTCATGTTCAAGAATT GCAACTACTAAACATGAATCTGTCAGGAAGTTTATCACCAGAGCTTGGCCGCTTAtcttttatgaaaatatt GGATTTTATGTGGAATAAAATAACTGGAAGTATACCAAAGGAGATAGGCAACATTACATCCTTGGAACTCTT GCTCCTGAATGGAAACCAATTATCAGGTCCCTTGCCTGACGAGCTTGGTTATCTTCCGAACTTGGACAGAATACAAATTGACCAGAACAATATTTCAGGATCATTACCTAAATCATTTGCAAATTTAAACAAGACAAAGCACTT TCACAtgaacaacaattcaattaGTGGGCAAATTCCACATGAGCTTTCAAGATTACCGAGTCTTGTCCACTT CCTGCTTGACAACAACAACTTATATGGGTATCTTCCGCAGGAGTTCTCCGAGCTGCCAAACTTATTAATACT TCAACTTGACAACAACAACTTTGATGGGACTACGATTCCAGATTCTTATAGCAAGATGTCTAAACTGTTGAAGTT GAGTCTGAGGGGCTGCAACTTACAAGGGCCCATCCCTGATTTGAGTGGGATACCGAACCTTGGTTATAT AGACCTAAGTTCAAATCAGCTAAATGGATCCTTACCTTCGGGTAAACTTTCTGATGAAATCACAACGAT CAATTTATCCAACAACAATCTTACTGGAAGAATTCCTGCCAACTTTTCGGGTCTTCCTCATCTTCAAAAATT GTCTATAGCAAACAATTCACTAGATGGTTCTGTTCCAGCAACCCTTTGGCAAAATAGGACACTCAACGCAACAGAAAGACTGATCTT GGAGTTGCAGAACAATAACCTTGCAAATATATCTGGCAGTACTGAAGTTCCGCAAAATGTCACTGTCTG GCTTCGGGGAAATCCGCTTTGCTCAAATGCCAACCTTAATAAGTTCTGTGGATCAGAAAGTGATGACAAAAATAGCAGTCAGGGTTCAACTAACTCCACCGCTAGCTGTATGAGTCAAGCATGTCCACCTCCTTATGAATATCTTCCTGTAGTTTGTTTCTGCGCTGTTCCTCTACCTGTTGAATATCGGTTGAAAAGCCCTGGATTCTCAGATTTTCGTCCATACAAAAGTACATTTGAGGAGTATATTACTTCTGGTCTGGACTTATCTCTTGATCAGCTGGACCTTACTTCATTTGTATGGGAAAAGGGACCTCGACTGAGAATGTATCTGAAGCTTTTTCCTGTATATGTTAATGACAGTAGTTCCCATACTTTCAATAAAAGTGAAGTTCAAAGAATCATGGGCATGTTCACATCATGGACAATTCCTGACAGTGATGTATTTGGACCTTATGAACTTATCAACTTCATTCTACTGGATCCTTATAAGAATG AGGTTGCCACCTCTCCAAAGTCTGGTCTAAGCAAGGGTGCTTTGGCTGGCATAATATTAGGGACTATTGCTGGCGCCGTTACACTATCTGCAtttgtttctcttcttatATTGAGAAAGCATCTGAGGGACCGCCACACAATTTCAAGAAGACGTCACA CATCCAAGAGCTCCGTAAAAATTGATGGGGTCAAGTCTTTCTCTTATGGAGAAATGGCCACGGCTACAAACAATTTTAACAGCTCTGCTCAAGTTGGCCAAGGAGGTTATGGAAAGGTTTATAAAGGCATCCTGGCTGATGGCACTGTTGTGGCCATTAAACGTGCACAAGAGGGATCATTACAGGGTGAGAAGGAGTTCCTAACAGAAATAGAATTATTATCACCCTTACATCACAGGAACCTAGTATCCTTAGTTGGGTATTGTGATGAAGAAGGGGAACAG ATGTTGGTTTATGAGTTCATGTCCAATGGCACTCTAAGGGATCACCTTTCTG TTAGGTCTAAAGAACCACTGGGTTTTGAAATGAGATTAAGAATTGCCCTGGGATCAGCCAAGGGCATCCTGTACCTCCATACTGAAGCCAACCCTCCGATATTTCATCGAGACATCAAGGCAAGCAATATACTGTTGGACTCTAAGTTTATGGCAAAGGTTGCTGATTTTGGACTTTCCCGACTTGCTCCGGTTCCAGATCTTGAAGGGGCTGTGCCTGCTCATATATCCACAGTAGTGAAGGGGACACCG GGTTACCTTGATCCAGAGTACTTCTTAACTCATAAACTAACAGACAAGAGTGATGTTTATAGCCTTGGTGTTGTGTTTCTGGAGCTCTTAACAGGGATGCAGCCAATCTCACATGGCAAAAACATTGTTCGAGAG GTAAACATTGCATTCCAATCTGGTATGATCTTCTCAGTAATTGATGGAAGAATGGGCTCTTATCCTTCCGAGTGTGTGGAAAAGTTTCTGAGTTTGGCTCTCAAGTGTTGCCAAGACGAGACAGATGCGAGACCCTCGATGGCAGAGGTTGTTCGAGAACTTGAAAATATATGGTTTATGATGCCAGAGTCCGACAGCAGAACAACAGAATCAGTGATGAGTAATAGTGGTGGAAAGGTAATGACTCCACCATCCTCATCCAATGCAGTAAAGCATCCTTATGTCTCTTCAGATGTCTCCGGCAGTGACCTTGTTAGCGGGGTTGTGCCAACAATCACGCCAAGATAG
- the LOC117630906 gene encoding probable LRR receptor-like serine/threonine-protein kinase At1g06840 isoform X2, which translates to MYQSRVWTYAAVFATCLCWFSLRALAQNPNITHPAEVTALKAIKGSLVDPNKNLSNWNRGDPCTANWTGVFCYNTSLSDGYLHVQELQLLNMNLSGSLSPELGRLSFMKILLLNGNQLSGPLPDELGYLPNLDRIQIDQNNISGSLPKSFANLNKTKHFHMNNNSISGQIPHELSRLPSLVHFLLDNNNLYGYLPQEFSELPNLLILQLDNNNFDGTTIPDSYSKMSKLLKLSLRGCNLQGPIPDLSGIPNLGYIDLSSNQLNGSLPSGKLSDEITTINLSNNNLTGRIPANFSGLPHLQKLSIANNSLDGSVPATLWQNRTLNATERLILELQNNNLANISGSTEVPQNVTVWLRGNPLCSNANLNKFCGSESDDKNSSQGSTNSTASCMSQACPPPYEYLPVVCFCAVPLPVEYRLKSPGFSDFRPYKSTFEEYITSGLDLSLDQLDLTSFVWEKGPRLRMYLKLFPVYVNDSSSHTFNKSEVQRIMGMFTSWTIPDSDVFGPYELINFILLDPYKNEVATSPKSGLSKGALAGIILGTIAGAVTLSAFVSLLILRKHLRDRHTISRRRHTSKSSVKIDGVKSFSYGEMATATNNFNSSAQVGQGGYGKVYKGILADGTVVAIKRAQEGSLQGEKEFLTEIELLSPLHHRNLVSLVGYCDEEGEQMLVYEFMSNGTLRDHLSVRSKEPLGFEMRLRIALGSAKGILYLHTEANPPIFHRDIKASNILLDSKFMAKVADFGLSRLAPVPDLEGAVPAHISTVVKGTPGYLDPEYFLTHKLTDKSDVYSLGVVFLELLTGMQPISHGKNIVREVNIAFQSGMIFSVIDGRMGSYPSECVEKFLSLALKCCQDETDARPSMAEVVRELENIWFMMPESDSRTTESVMSNSGGKVMTPPSSSNAVKHPYVSSDVSGSDLVSGVVPTITPR; encoded by the exons ATGTATCAGTCAAGAGTTTGGACATATGCAGCTGTTTTCGCCACGTGCTTGTGCTGGTTTTCGCTACGAGCCTTAGCACAAAACCCTAATATTACTCACCCTGCAGAAG TGACGGCGTTGAAGGCCATCAAGGGAAGTTTGGTTGATCCCAACAAGAATCTGAGCAATTGGAATCGAGGAGACCCATGTACTGCCAACTGGACAGGAGTTTTTTGCTACAACACATCATTATCTGATGGCTATCTTCATGTTCAAGAATT GCAACTACTAAACATGAATCTGTCAGGAAGTTTATCACCAGAGCTTGGCCGCTTAtcttttatgaaaatatt GCTCCTGAATGGAAACCAATTATCAGGTCCCTTGCCTGACGAGCTTGGTTATCTTCCGAACTTGGACAGAATACAAATTGACCAGAACAATATTTCAGGATCATTACCTAAATCATTTGCAAATTTAAACAAGACAAAGCACTT TCACAtgaacaacaattcaattaGTGGGCAAATTCCACATGAGCTTTCAAGATTACCGAGTCTTGTCCACTT CCTGCTTGACAACAACAACTTATATGGGTATCTTCCGCAGGAGTTCTCCGAGCTGCCAAACTTATTAATACT TCAACTTGACAACAACAACTTTGATGGGACTACGATTCCAGATTCTTATAGCAAGATGTCTAAACTGTTGAAGTT GAGTCTGAGGGGCTGCAACTTACAAGGGCCCATCCCTGATTTGAGTGGGATACCGAACCTTGGTTATAT AGACCTAAGTTCAAATCAGCTAAATGGATCCTTACCTTCGGGTAAACTTTCTGATGAAATCACAACGAT CAATTTATCCAACAACAATCTTACTGGAAGAATTCCTGCCAACTTTTCGGGTCTTCCTCATCTTCAAAAATT GTCTATAGCAAACAATTCACTAGATGGTTCTGTTCCAGCAACCCTTTGGCAAAATAGGACACTCAACGCAACAGAAAGACTGATCTT GGAGTTGCAGAACAATAACCTTGCAAATATATCTGGCAGTACTGAAGTTCCGCAAAATGTCACTGTCTG GCTTCGGGGAAATCCGCTTTGCTCAAATGCCAACCTTAATAAGTTCTGTGGATCAGAAAGTGATGACAAAAATAGCAGTCAGGGTTCAACTAACTCCACCGCTAGCTGTATGAGTCAAGCATGTCCACCTCCTTATGAATATCTTCCTGTAGTTTGTTTCTGCGCTGTTCCTCTACCTGTTGAATATCGGTTGAAAAGCCCTGGATTCTCAGATTTTCGTCCATACAAAAGTACATTTGAGGAGTATATTACTTCTGGTCTGGACTTATCTCTTGATCAGCTGGACCTTACTTCATTTGTATGGGAAAAGGGACCTCGACTGAGAATGTATCTGAAGCTTTTTCCTGTATATGTTAATGACAGTAGTTCCCATACTTTCAATAAAAGTGAAGTTCAAAGAATCATGGGCATGTTCACATCATGGACAATTCCTGACAGTGATGTATTTGGACCTTATGAACTTATCAACTTCATTCTACTGGATCCTTATAAGAATG AGGTTGCCACCTCTCCAAAGTCTGGTCTAAGCAAGGGTGCTTTGGCTGGCATAATATTAGGGACTATTGCTGGCGCCGTTACACTATCTGCAtttgtttctcttcttatATTGAGAAAGCATCTGAGGGACCGCCACACAATTTCAAGAAGACGTCACA CATCCAAGAGCTCCGTAAAAATTGATGGGGTCAAGTCTTTCTCTTATGGAGAAATGGCCACGGCTACAAACAATTTTAACAGCTCTGCTCAAGTTGGCCAAGGAGGTTATGGAAAGGTTTATAAAGGCATCCTGGCTGATGGCACTGTTGTGGCCATTAAACGTGCACAAGAGGGATCATTACAGGGTGAGAAGGAGTTCCTAACAGAAATAGAATTATTATCACCCTTACATCACAGGAACCTAGTATCCTTAGTTGGGTATTGTGATGAAGAAGGGGAACAG ATGTTGGTTTATGAGTTCATGTCCAATGGCACTCTAAGGGATCACCTTTCTG TTAGGTCTAAAGAACCACTGGGTTTTGAAATGAGATTAAGAATTGCCCTGGGATCAGCCAAGGGCATCCTGTACCTCCATACTGAAGCCAACCCTCCGATATTTCATCGAGACATCAAGGCAAGCAATATACTGTTGGACTCTAAGTTTATGGCAAAGGTTGCTGATTTTGGACTTTCCCGACTTGCTCCGGTTCCAGATCTTGAAGGGGCTGTGCCTGCTCATATATCCACAGTAGTGAAGGGGACACCG GGTTACCTTGATCCAGAGTACTTCTTAACTCATAAACTAACAGACAAGAGTGATGTTTATAGCCTTGGTGTTGTGTTTCTGGAGCTCTTAACAGGGATGCAGCCAATCTCACATGGCAAAAACATTGTTCGAGAG GTAAACATTGCATTCCAATCTGGTATGATCTTCTCAGTAATTGATGGAAGAATGGGCTCTTATCCTTCCGAGTGTGTGGAAAAGTTTCTGAGTTTGGCTCTCAAGTGTTGCCAAGACGAGACAGATGCGAGACCCTCGATGGCAGAGGTTGTTCGAGAACTTGAAAATATATGGTTTATGATGCCAGAGTCCGACAGCAGAACAACAGAATCAGTGATGAGTAATAGTGGTGGAAAGGTAATGACTCCACCATCCTCATCCAATGCAGTAAAGCATCCTTATGTCTCTTCAGATGTCTCCGGCAGTGACCTTGTTAGCGGGGTTGTGCCAACAATCACGCCAAGATAG
- the LOC117630906 gene encoding probable LRR receptor-like serine/threonine-protein kinase At1g06840 isoform X3 has product MYQSRVWTYAAVFATCLCWFSLRALAQNPNITHPAEVTALKAIKGSLVDPNKNLSNWNRGDPCTANWTGVFCYNTSLSDGYLHVQELQLLNMNLSGSLSPELGRLSFMKILDFMWNKITGSIPKEIGNITSLELLLLNGNQLSGPLPDELGYLPNLDRIQIDQNNISGSLPKSFANLNKTKHFHMNNNSISGQIPHELSRLPSLVHFLLDNNNLYGYLPQEFSELPNLLILQLDNNNFDGTTIPDSYSKMSKLLKLSLRGCNLQGPIPDLSGIPNLGYIDLSSNQLNGSLPSGKLSDEITTINLSNNNLTGRIPANFSGLPHLQKLSIANNSLDGSVPATLWQNRTLNATERLILELQNNNLANISGSTEVPQNVTVWLRGNPLCSNANLNKFCGSESDDKNSSQGSTNSTASCMSQACPPPYEYLPVVCFCAVPLPVEYRLKSPGFSDFRPYKSTFEEYITSGLDLSLDQLDLTSFVWEKGPRLRMYLKLFPVYVNDSSSHTFNKSEVQRIMGMFTSWTIPDSDVFGPYELINFILLDPYKNASKSSVKIDGVKSFSYGEMATATNNFNSSAQVGQGGYGKVYKGILADGTVVAIKRAQEGSLQGEKEFLTEIELLSPLHHRNLVSLVGYCDEEGEQMLVYEFMSNGTLRDHLSVRSKEPLGFEMRLRIALGSAKGILYLHTEANPPIFHRDIKASNILLDSKFMAKVADFGLSRLAPVPDLEGAVPAHISTVVKGTPGYLDPEYFLTHKLTDKSDVYSLGVVFLELLTGMQPISHGKNIVREVNIAFQSGMIFSVIDGRMGSYPSECVEKFLSLALKCCQDETDARPSMAEVVRELENIWFMMPESDSRTTESVMSNSGGKVMTPPSSSNAVKHPYVSSDVSGSDLVSGVVPTITPR; this is encoded by the exons ATGTATCAGTCAAGAGTTTGGACATATGCAGCTGTTTTCGCCACGTGCTTGTGCTGGTTTTCGCTACGAGCCTTAGCACAAAACCCTAATATTACTCACCCTGCAGAAG TGACGGCGTTGAAGGCCATCAAGGGAAGTTTGGTTGATCCCAACAAGAATCTGAGCAATTGGAATCGAGGAGACCCATGTACTGCCAACTGGACAGGAGTTTTTTGCTACAACACATCATTATCTGATGGCTATCTTCATGTTCAAGAATT GCAACTACTAAACATGAATCTGTCAGGAAGTTTATCACCAGAGCTTGGCCGCTTAtcttttatgaaaatatt GGATTTTATGTGGAATAAAATAACTGGAAGTATACCAAAGGAGATAGGCAACATTACATCCTTGGAACTCTT GCTCCTGAATGGAAACCAATTATCAGGTCCCTTGCCTGACGAGCTTGGTTATCTTCCGAACTTGGACAGAATACAAATTGACCAGAACAATATTTCAGGATCATTACCTAAATCATTTGCAAATTTAAACAAGACAAAGCACTT TCACAtgaacaacaattcaattaGTGGGCAAATTCCACATGAGCTTTCAAGATTACCGAGTCTTGTCCACTT CCTGCTTGACAACAACAACTTATATGGGTATCTTCCGCAGGAGTTCTCCGAGCTGCCAAACTTATTAATACT TCAACTTGACAACAACAACTTTGATGGGACTACGATTCCAGATTCTTATAGCAAGATGTCTAAACTGTTGAAGTT GAGTCTGAGGGGCTGCAACTTACAAGGGCCCATCCCTGATTTGAGTGGGATACCGAACCTTGGTTATAT AGACCTAAGTTCAAATCAGCTAAATGGATCCTTACCTTCGGGTAAACTTTCTGATGAAATCACAACGAT CAATTTATCCAACAACAATCTTACTGGAAGAATTCCTGCCAACTTTTCGGGTCTTCCTCATCTTCAAAAATT GTCTATAGCAAACAATTCACTAGATGGTTCTGTTCCAGCAACCCTTTGGCAAAATAGGACACTCAACGCAACAGAAAGACTGATCTT GGAGTTGCAGAACAATAACCTTGCAAATATATCTGGCAGTACTGAAGTTCCGCAAAATGTCACTGTCTG GCTTCGGGGAAATCCGCTTTGCTCAAATGCCAACCTTAATAAGTTCTGTGGATCAGAAAGTGATGACAAAAATAGCAGTCAGGGTTCAACTAACTCCACCGCTAGCTGTATGAGTCAAGCATGTCCACCTCCTTATGAATATCTTCCTGTAGTTTGTTTCTGCGCTGTTCCTCTACCTGTTGAATATCGGTTGAAAAGCCCTGGATTCTCAGATTTTCGTCCATACAAAAGTACATTTGAGGAGTATATTACTTCTGGTCTGGACTTATCTCTTGATCAGCTGGACCTTACTTCATTTGTATGGGAAAAGGGACCTCGACTGAGAATGTATCTGAAGCTTTTTCCTGTATATGTTAATGACAGTAGTTCCCATACTTTCAATAAAAGTGAAGTTCAAAGAATCATGGGCATGTTCACATCATGGACAATTCCTGACAGTGATGTATTTGGACCTTATGAACTTATCAACTTCATTCTACTGGATCCTTATAAGAATG CATCCAAGAGCTCCGTAAAAATTGATGGGGTCAAGTCTTTCTCTTATGGAGAAATGGCCACGGCTACAAACAATTTTAACAGCTCTGCTCAAGTTGGCCAAGGAGGTTATGGAAAGGTTTATAAAGGCATCCTGGCTGATGGCACTGTTGTGGCCATTAAACGTGCACAAGAGGGATCATTACAGGGTGAGAAGGAGTTCCTAACAGAAATAGAATTATTATCACCCTTACATCACAGGAACCTAGTATCCTTAGTTGGGTATTGTGATGAAGAAGGGGAACAG ATGTTGGTTTATGAGTTCATGTCCAATGGCACTCTAAGGGATCACCTTTCTG TTAGGTCTAAAGAACCACTGGGTTTTGAAATGAGATTAAGAATTGCCCTGGGATCAGCCAAGGGCATCCTGTACCTCCATACTGAAGCCAACCCTCCGATATTTCATCGAGACATCAAGGCAAGCAATATACTGTTGGACTCTAAGTTTATGGCAAAGGTTGCTGATTTTGGACTTTCCCGACTTGCTCCGGTTCCAGATCTTGAAGGGGCTGTGCCTGCTCATATATCCACAGTAGTGAAGGGGACACCG GGTTACCTTGATCCAGAGTACTTCTTAACTCATAAACTAACAGACAAGAGTGATGTTTATAGCCTTGGTGTTGTGTTTCTGGAGCTCTTAACAGGGATGCAGCCAATCTCACATGGCAAAAACATTGTTCGAGAG GTAAACATTGCATTCCAATCTGGTATGATCTTCTCAGTAATTGATGGAAGAATGGGCTCTTATCCTTCCGAGTGTGTGGAAAAGTTTCTGAGTTTGGCTCTCAAGTGTTGCCAAGACGAGACAGATGCGAGACCCTCGATGGCAGAGGTTGTTCGAGAACTTGAAAATATATGGTTTATGATGCCAGAGTCCGACAGCAGAACAACAGAATCAGTGATGAGTAATAGTGGTGGAAAGGTAATGACTCCACCATCCTCATCCAATGCAGTAAAGCATCCTTATGTCTCTTCAGATGTCTCCGGCAGTGACCTTGTTAGCGGGGTTGTGCCAACAATCACGCCAAGATAG